GGTAGGGGGCTGGCTTTTTCACCCCAAGTTTCTCTGCTCTATGGGAGAGGTGAGCCAGGGCTGAGGTACAGGATAGGTGCAATTGGGGACACACTTAATTCTACTGGGGAGGTGACACACGACCAGCTGTCCACCTAACCTCCCCCGCCCAGGGGCAAGAATGAGGGAATCGCTGCCACGTTATCAGAGACTTATTTCCTGGGAGCCCAAAGCCTGactcaggaggagggaggagccccATCTCTTGTCTTCACTCAGCTGCTCTCAGCCCCCTCGCTGGCCGCCAATGATGCCACAAGGCCACGTGTTGGGGTTCACGCCTTTATTGTCTGCTGCTCCATCACCCTTCAAAGATTCCTGGGCCCAAAATAGCCAGCACAGGTATCTGGAAGCTGCTGCAGTCTCAGTGCACAGGGCCCACTCCAGGCCTGGGAGAGAGCCGGTTGGGCCACATTCCAGCACTGCTGAGCGCTAGGGAAGAAATGATTCTGGGCACCAGGCCCTCTCAGCCCTGGATCAGGGGAGGCAGTAACAGTAGGAACAAGGCAGCAGCTGGAGCAGAGCCTGAGGCTCCAGCCATGTCTGGAGGGCAGAGGTTGCCACTGCCCTGCGACCAGTAGGGGGCGCCAGTGTGTGGTAGGAAGTGGACGTTGCCCACTGTTTGGGAGATCCATGCCTCTTCAGGGCCAAGGGCTGCAAACAGCTCCCTACTCCCTTGGACAGCCATGCCCATGAGGACCCAGGAGCCTCTCTCCGTCTGGCACAGGAGTGGAGGTGCTGAGGCTACCTGCAGAGTTGGAGCCAAGGGACCAAATGGGTCTGCTGCCCTTCCTCAGGGTGCCCTGCATCTGTCCTGAGGTCCAGTCACAAGGCTCTGCTTGcttctctcttctcccactcgttctttgatgccagtcctggggcttgaactcagggtctgagcactgtccctagcttctttttgctcaaggctagcactctaccacttgagccacagcgccacctctggcattttccatttatatgatgctgaggaatcgaacccagggcttcatgcatgctaggaaagcactctactgctaagccacattcccaggccatcaATCCTGGTCTTTCAAGTGTCTAGATACCCAGCTTTctatctcccctccctcctccataaTGCCCAGGCCTCTGTACCTCACACCTGTCTTCTTGTTCTTGTGCATAGAGGACACAGAGAGTTCCAGGGGGCAGAATGTCCTGATTCAGGCAGTGACACAGTTGTGGTGTCAAGATGGAGACGGTAGCAGCCACTGGGActaaagaggaaagagaattgtCCCAGGGTTCTAGCCTCCAGTCACTCTTCATTCCCATGGCCCAGGGCTCTCACCTCGGTTCTGGGAGTCCTTCCAGCCCAACACCCAGCAGCTGGATCCTGGGGGAACACCTCTGGGGTGAAGGCAAATGGGCAGGGCTGATGGGGAGGGTTCTACCGGTGAGCTCAACTCCAGGAGAGCCAGAGGGGGCCTAAGTCCTAAATGCCTGGGCAGGCGGATGCTGATGACAGATCGGGAAACCTGGTGGCTGTGTGGGAGGGGGCTGGCCCCTGCCCGGCCCAGATACACTTCAATATATGGCACAGTTGTGGAGCCTAGCCTGTTGGAACAGAGACCAGTGTCATCTCCTAGTCTTCCCACTGCTGCTTCTCAGTCCAGGGATGAGAATAGATACTTTAGGACCATTTCACAAATCCTCTGTGATCTCTCCTTCCATATCTCTCTTCTGTCTCAAAACATCTTACACAGTGCCAGccacagtggttcacacctgtattcctagctgctaaggaggctgagatctgaggactgatgttcaatgccaggttgggcaggaaagtagtagggcactagccttgggcaaaaaaggcaAGGATagtgccctgaccctgagttcaagccacagtactggcaggcacacacacacacacacacacacacacacacacacacacacacacacacctcacacaaaAAGGCCAATCCAAAACATTAACAAAACATCTCACTGCACATGCTAAATGTGTCCcaactttgtgtatgtgtgtgtgggggggggggtcaaggctggtgctctactacttgagctacacctccacttccagttttgccaGTTAGTTGCAGattaagtctcagggacttttctatatgggctggctttgaactgtgatcctcagagtagtcgttaggattacaggtgtgagccaccggtctGCCAGGAAAGGAAGAACATCTTACTGTAAGAGTTGTGTGATCCACCTCCTATGTTTTCCCTACTGCCTCTTTCTTGCCTAGGACACCAGTGAGACCCACCTGAGGACACAGTGTGTGGCTGCCAAGACCCAGCCTGGGGCCACAAGGATGCCAGTGCAGACTTGATCACCAGCCACATGCACTTCTGCCAGCCAGGGCCACAGTACTCCGGTGGGAGCAGCCTCTGGCCGCAGGCCACAGGCTAGGGAGAGGAAAGGGCTATCTTAGGACAGGTTCCCCCCCTCATACCCCCACTTCCATGGAGCTTGACACCTCACACCTCTGAGTTCCTAAGCTTCAGGAGCACATGGCTCACCACCATGCAGTGTGCGAGGGGGACAAGTCTGTGTCTTAGTCTCCTCCCCTTCAGGACCCCAGTCCCAGGCTAGCTGGTCCTCCAGGTAGGCTCCCCGTGTTACGTGGCTGATCCACGGGCCCTGGGTTTGCAATGGGGAGAAGGCACGCGGGCGGAGACAGCCATTGAATGAATCTGTGATAGCAGCCAGGAACCAGGTTCCCTCCTCCCGGCACACAAGGCTCCAACTCGAGTCATTCTGCAAGAGGGTGCCAGTTAGCGTCCCGGGTCTAAAGAAATGTCTGCGCTCCGGGCGGTTCGGAGATTTCCTGATGGCCAGAAGCAAAGTCCCACCTCCGGAGCCAGACTCCAGTTAGGATCCGGTGAGAATTCTGCCCTCCCCAGAGCAGTATTCCCTAAACTTAAGGGGCGGGGAGAAACCTAAGCCCGGATTCCGACCGCTGGCCTCAgaccccgcccccagcccgctcTGACCGCGCCCCAAACGCTCCGCCCCTCTCTCCCAGtgccgccccaggccccgcccacccagcaTCGtcccgcctcctcttcctcctggtaGGCGGGACATAGCATGTGGGGCGGGTCTCCCGGTAGCGGCACTGACGCCCCCTGGTGGCCGTACAGGCAATGACACCACCAGCCGCTCAGTAGCTGGGCCTCCAGCTGCGTGCCGGGTCCCTGCGCCGGTCCTAAGCGGGAAAACCCGGGGGACAGCGCGTcactaggggtggggtggggagcggcCGAGCTGGCTCCCGCCACTCCCAGCCCCGCCACTGCCGACGCGTACCCCCGCGGCCCCAGCGAGCCAGGCGGCAGCGGCTCCCCGGCAGGAAGTAGTGGTCCGGGTGAGGCAGGCACACGGCCCGCGGGCCCGCGCTCAGGTTGACGGGCGCGCGCAGCTGCAGCAGCGCCAGGTCGGCGGCCGCGTCCCACGAGGCGTTCTCGTGCCGCACCAGGCGCGCCACCCgctccgcgcgcgcgcgcgcgggcagCCGCACGCGCCAGGCATCCAGCTCGCGGGAAGGGCTGCGGGACAGGGAGGCTGGGGACCGGGGCCACACCCCCGCGGACACTGCGGGACGCGTCCCTTCCCAGGGGTGCGCCTCCGCAGGCTGGGGGTCTttcccccacccagccccgcgtGCTGGCCCTAACCAGACCACTGGGTCCTGCACCCTCCAACCCCAGAGCAGATGGGCCCacggtgggaggggggggggagaaggggcaaGATCTGCCTTTCTGGCTTCTCACTCACTCCGGGAAGCAGCTGGCAGGTGCCAAGACCCAGCTTTCAGACACCAGCGCCCCATGGCAGGGTCTGGATCCCGGCACCATCACTTGGGCCTCCCACGGCCAGGCTCCTGGCTGTGGAGCCTTTCCACACGCTGAGGGGGTTAGGGTTCTGGATCAGCGTGGGGGCCGGGTTTCCCAACCCATTCCATCCTTCTCCATCCCAACTCCAGCCTCTTCATGTCCCGGGGTTCTTGTGCTCACTTACTTGGTAGGGCGATGGTGCAGTTCTCTTCCTGGGGCTCCCGGGGACCGGGCTGGGGCTCCTGGGGCTGTTTGGGAAAGGCCGGCCCAGGCTGGGAGCCGCTCACATGTTCTCGTATCCATGCTTCATAGCGAGCCACAGCAGTGAAGACTCCAGGGCGGTTCCTTCGACCACAGCCAAAGCCAAAGCTAGTGATCCCCGCCTGGAACCAGCGGCCGCCCTCTTCACAGACCAGGGGTCCCCCAGAGTCACCCTAACGATAAACAGCCTTTGTCAAGTCCAAGGGCCCACCCGTTTATACTAATTAGCCTTACAGCAATGATGTGTGTATACGCGCGTGTGCCCGACCATGCCAGcactgggaactgaactcaggtcTGCCTTGCACTGGTCCTTGGCTTTTTTAACTCAgtgctggaactctaccacttgagccacacctctgcttctggcggtttactgattaattggagacaaaagtctcaggggcttttctgttctggctaactttgaaccttcattctcagatctcagccaccctagtagctagaattacaggtatgagtcaccatgcCTCATACctggtgcgctctctctctctttctctctcgtcggtcatggggcttgaactcagggcctgggcattctctcagcttttttgctcaaggctagcactccaccactttgagccacagctccacttctggctttgtgtagttaattggaggtaaaagtctcatggggacttttctgtctgggctggatttgaattgtgatcctcaggtctcagcctcatgagtagctaggatgacaggcacccaGCTCAAATGGTTCTATATGAGAAATTGTTCCAAGAAACCCTGTGATATCTAAGATTTCTCAATAGCTCCATCTTTTTGTGTGgctcatatacatgcatacatattactagtgtttgaactgagggccttacacttgcttggctggcttgctcagcttgtttgctcagctggcactctaccacttgaaccacatctcaagTCCACCTTTTGGCTGATTAGTTGAAGatgcagtctcatggacttttttggctggcttcaaaccctgatcctccagatctcaatctcctcagtaaccaggattacaggcatgagccactggcattcagcttattttgttttagttttaagcTGAggctgaacccagagcctcccaAATGCTAAGCATTTTCTCTGCCATTGAGCTCCACCCCTAGGCCCACTCAGTTCTTTAAAAAGTACATGGGAGACACCCAAGAGGCTGTCAAAGACAAGCAATCTAAAAGCAGCAAAGGCAGGCAGGGTGGTGTgcacctgcaatccttgctactggGAGGATGGAACAAAAGCAGGAAGAGGGGATGGTTGGAAAGCAAGTAAAGAGGGAGAAGACTGTTCACAGCAAGAAGAAACAATGTGCTGTGAACAGTGTTTCAGTGAGAGCTGAAACAATAGTGTTGGGGTCATCCAATGCTCAGGTCAGACATTGTTCCTAAGGCATCACTGAAACCCAGGTCAGGCACTTGGGAAACATGAGAGGGTCACAAAGAAAGCTCAAAACTACCTGTTCAATAGAGCATCAATAAGCCACTgtagcaatttatttatttttgtgccactacaagggcttgaaatcagggtcaaGATGCTCCCCCTTAACATTTTGGCTTACGGCGAGTACCTTAGCAttctgagctacagttccacttctggctttcggatagttcattggagataagagtctcatggacttttctgctcaagttggctttgaactgcgattctcagatctcagcctcctgagtagctaggatgataggcatggcAGCCTTCCTCTATCCACTCCCCAGGCTGGAATTcaccccagggtttcatgcatgttagccATGCTCACAACCCTGATTCCATTGGCAAGCTTGCCCTTTTTGCAGACGAGGCTCAGGGTGGTTTTTGTCTATTCTTTAACTGGCTCCTATAAGCTAGGGACTTATGGAGCTAGCCCTGCCAGGTAGGTGCAGGGGGTGTCACCTTACCTGGCAGGTGTCCCTCCGGCCCTCTGGGTAGCCAGCACACAGCATCCCTGGCAATAGTTGTAATGTGAGGTTAAATGGGCCTCGCCGGCTGTAGAGGCACTGACAGGCAGCTTCTCCCAGCAGtcttagctccacttcctgcagcacccaagggaggggcagagggtcTGGGGGTAGAAAGAGAGAACAGAAGATACTGAAGCAGGAATGGAGTACTCCACTTCCCTTTGGAAATTCTCAGCTTTATCCCCTCCAGCTGCCCCCTGGATGTCTCCTTCTAGATGTGGGCCCACACCACCCATCGCATTTCCTCGTTCtcctatttgttttcttcttacgGCATGGCCTCAGCAAGCGTCCAGTAGGGGCTGTCATGCATGGTGGTGCAGGCTGTGCACTGGGCAGAAGGTCCCCCACCAAATGACAAAAGATATGTAGGAACTGAGATCATTAAACTCAGAGTCCTGTCATATTGTCTTGTGCCatagaagctgggcactagtggctcacacctgtagttcttgctagtcaggaggctaagatctgaagatcaaggtttgaagccagcccaggctggaaagtaggtgagattgttatttccagttagccaggaaaaaaaaaaaaagctggaagtgaaggtgtggctcaagtggtagagcatgaaccttgagtgaaaaagctaaggaggagtgcccaggctctaagttcaagtcccagtattggtgtgtgcacagtgtgtacacacacacacacacacacacacacacacaataccatATACACTAGATGAAGTCCTGTATTGAGTTGCCAAGCATGGAGGCTGAGTGTTGTCTCTGACCCCTTCCTCAACACCCCTTTCCCAGTCAGTTCTCAACTCATTTTAAATGTCGTAGTATTCTCTGCCACTGCTCAAGTTCTAAGCAGTttaatctattatttatttatttttgccagtcctggggcttgaactcagggcctgaacactgtccctggcttctctgccacttgagccacagcgccccttctggccttttatatatatgtggtactgaggaatcaaacccaaggcttcatgcatgctaggcaagcacttaccaGCCCTAGCAGTTTTAATCTTGAGCCTGGATGACTGGACTACTCCAGTCCAGCTGAGTCAGACAAGGCTCCTGGCTATTCTCTTACCTGCCACACTCTTGACTTGCTATTGCCAGAGGAACATTCTACAGCTCAGTTCCGATCACACAGAATGTGGATCCTGTGGTCTAAACCTAGGACCTCAGCACTATCCTGGTTTTGGTGGAAAAACCAGTTCCACCATTCTTGCCCACCTCACCCAGGGTCATGAGAAGCCAGGCCATGGCTGAGCCTGCAGTTCAGTCTCTGCTCATCACTGCCATGATGCAGCCCTTCcccatcttttcttcctcctttcttctctgcaCAAAACTTCCCGGAAATCTGAGCAGGGGCACACTCTCAGGAGGGCCAGACCCCTCCACATAGACTGCCAGGGTGCATTTCTCTATCACTTGCTTTCCTAGTCCTATCCCTGAAGGCAAAGGATCTCCTTCCATAGCCCCTGTGTCAACAGTCTGATCATGGCATACCAGCTGTAGGATATAGGCATAAGGCATGCTAGCATGAAAAGGAGCAGAGTGATTAAGGCAACAGAATGAAAGAGtcgtcctctctctcttctcttctcttctcttctcttctcttctctctctctctctctctctctctctctctccctctcttgcctCACCTTCCAATATagtgcttgcttatttattgaatttctttcctattttttttttccttttccttgttggtcatggggcttgaactcagggcctgggcactgaaacTGAGTCTGTTTGTGCTTTGaactacagtgtcacttccagttttctggtggttaattggagataagagtcttatagacttttctgctggggctgtgttcctcagatctcagtctcctgagtatctaggattacaggcctaatcAAGTTCAGGTAGAAAACAAATTCAGCGCCTAGCTTGCACCTACGTTGCAAGCTCTGAGAAGGCTGATTTGTTTGGAACACTCACTGACTGGTCCCACAAAGCCTTAACACTTCcgagaaggaaagaatgagtgaGCTTAGGTCAGCAGGGAGAAGCCggaggaagggagacagaacagcaggaagagggagggaggaaaggaaggcagaaagactTGCTGACTGCCCACTGTATACCAGGTGCTGTGTGCTTTCGATGCTTTTTAAAGTGGATTACTAAAGAACATCTAAAACGTGTTAAGTATGGCTCTGCTGGGCTCTGTGGCTATGCGTTGTACACGGGCTTTCTCATCAAACAGCCCCACGCTGTGCACAGTATTACTTTCCCGTATAAATGGAGGAGAAATGAAGTGAGAGAAAACACTTTGCCTGAAACAAGATGGGTGCCAGAGTCAGATCTAAGTTCACAAAAGGAGCAACTGGGGGAAAAGGTGAAGCTGGAAAGAGGGCGCGGGGTGCGGCGGTGGTGTCGATTTCAGAACCCtcgggggcagggtgggggaggaggaggcggagggtgGATGCAGGTAGTTGAGGAAATTTCCAGCGGTCCAGCAGCATTACGTCTGTAGCTCCGCCCACGACGGACAGCCCCGCCCACTAGAGTTAGATCAGCTCAAACAGCagtccccgcccctccctgcaGGCTCCGCCCCTCTCTGAAGGCCCTCGCCCCTCCCAGCagtccccgcccctccctgcaGGTCCCGCCCTTccctgcaggccccgcccctcccagcagtccccgcccctccctgcaGGTCCCGCCCCTCCCAGCAGTCCCCGCCCCTCCATGCAGGTCCCGCCCCTCCATGCAGGCCCCGCCCTTccctgcaggccccgcccctcctgcaggcCCCGCCTCGCGGACTCCCTCGCGGCGCCGCCTCCCCGCTATGGCTCTCGCGGGGAGCCGCCCCACTCACCGGCCTCCTGGACGTCCCCCCAGCCGGTGGCCCAGCACGCGGTGCCGTGGACGAAGCGGTGCGAGGCGCGGGGCAGGCAGACGGGCCGCACGGCGGGGCTCAGCCTGGCGGGCGAGGCCAGGCGCAGCAGGGCCAGGTCGTCGCCCAGCTCCACCCTGCTGTAGTTGGGCGGCACCAGGATGGCGGCCACGGCTCGGACGTGCGCGCCTTCCAGGGGCCCGTCCTGGGAGTGCACGCCCAGCACGGCCGTCCACTCGGCCGCGGGCTCCAGGCTCCCGTTCCtgcgccggggcgggcggggaggggtcaGAAGCCGGGTGGGAACGTGGGACCCCAGGGATGGGCAGAGCCGGATTCAGAATGGGGGTTGCCAGCGTCGATCCGAggatggaggttcgaagccagtgtgaatcagctccaattaaccagcaaaaagccggaagtggagctgtggctccagtggtagagtgccagccttgagtgtaaagctcagggacagcaccctggccctgacttCAACCCCCAGTACCGGCGCATTAAACCAAGGgacaaaaaagaagcagcagcagcaaaaatgGAGGGGAGACAGACTCTTGAAGGCGAGGGGCGGGTCCGATTTGGAGGAGGGGGTGATGGGAACATGGGAAAGACAATCCAGAGTCAGGATCTCTGGTGGAGGGCTGGGATGAGGCTGCTGGTGGCCTCATCTTACCCGGACCAGTGAGACGCCCTAGTGGGGAAGggcggtgggggagagggggacacaCAGGTCCTGGAAATGAGAGTTGCTCCCACTTAACCTTAGAAAAGGGGAGCCAAGGGAGGGGTCAAGCTGCGGGCTGGCCTAAGGCTACTCACGTCACGAAACAGTGAGCTGCAGAAAGGATCCAGGATGGGGCGATGAGGGAGCCCCCGCAGATGTGGCCCCCGCCGTGATGCAGGCTCACCTGCCAGGGCCAGGAGAGGGGCTGCGCGTCGGAGCCCCCCACGATGCGGGCCGAGGGCGCGGGGCGCCCGCAGTCTGCAACAGCGAACCCTTGGAGGTCAGACCTACCGAGGATCCTCTACTCCCAAAGCCCAAGTAACAAACAGGTCAAAATCCGTCCTTCACCCGACTTCAGTGTGTCCTTCTGGACAAAGAACAGAGAATCTGGGCACCATTGAGAATAGCCAGCTTCAGTCTCAAGATCCCAGAAAGACAGCGTTTGGGCACCGGTGactcaagcctgaaatcctagctattcaggaggctgagatctgaggttccacggcccaggcaggaaattctgtgagatctttattaccaattaaccaccaaaaagacagaagtggaggtgtggctcaagagttacccgccttgagcagaaaaagccaagtgaaaacatcttggccctgagttcagcctcagtaccagcacaaagagagaaaaataaaaatatccccaAATGCCCAAGCCTTTTCCTTACCCAGATCTTCAGGTTCTTCTTGGGTAGGACTGAGTGCTGGGAGCCAGAGAGCAGAGAGAAGACAGCAGGTAACTTCCAGCTCTTAACTGCCAGGCTCCCATCTCCCTGttctcccacccctgcccttaCCCAAGCTACTCACCCCATGCCCCATCTAGCTTTCCTTCCTCTACAAACCTGACCTCCCCCCAGTACAGCTGTCTTACTTGAGTCCTCGAAGGCTCCTGGCCTGGGTTGGAAGgctgggaagacagagggaagcagGAAGTGGCTGTACCCCTGCACTTCCGTGTCCTCCTAGACTCTCCCCAAGCTTTACAGCGCCTCATTTCTGGTGGCACCCAGGTCGCCTTTCCCCATAAGCTATACCATTCCTCTCCCTTCtgccccctccttcattttattttatttttctttttttctgcatctCTTCAAGAAGAACCCAGGAGTCTTGCCTCCCAACTCCCGGGATGCCCGCATCCAGGTCCCCCTGCATCTCAGCACTGTCCCCTGAGGTTACCGAGGATTGCCAGTGGGAGCAACAGGTGCAGGGACATGGCAGCCGGATGCAGCGCTGGGTGAGAGTCTGGTTCCTGTCACAGTGCTGTCACTGCCTGGAGCAGCTAGGGCTCCCTGTGGTCCCAGGGGCAGCTCCACCCTCCCTGGCTAGGGCTCATTTCTGGGAATCTGATAGGACCTGGGGCTGGAAAGGAAAAGTAGGGAGCCTGAAGGCCCCACCCAGAGCCCCAAGAGCATCTCACATCTCTAGAGGCCTACATGGGGGGTTGCAGAGAGGGATCCTTGCTCCAGGACACCTGTTGAGGACCCTATGATCAAAGATCCAAAAGAGGTGGGTGAGGTCTGGGTGGCCCCTCTACTGAGTCCTTGGTAACGCAGGGCTGGGCCCAGTGGTGGCCCCCCTAGGGACTAGGAAGGTAGCCCCCTCTTTGGCATGACTCACCTGAGACCTCACCTCTGCCTGGGCTGCAGCTGTCCCGATGGACTGGCCTTTTCTTCTCACACAGCTCTGGTTACTGGACCTGCTGGCCAGGGCTGGGACAGGAACTCTGGGGAATTCAATCCCATCCCAACAAAGGGATCACAGATTGCAGCTGGCTAGGCAGATCCTAGGGGtttgggagggggctgggcaggcTGGCAAGGCTGCTTGCTCTGTGTTAAGAGTACAGATGCTCAGAACTCTGACTTGCTCTTCGTATGACCTTGAGACAACTGGGCACTggaagttcatgcctgtaatcctagctactcaggaggctgagatctaaggaccatggttccaaatagggcaggaaaatctgtgagactcttctctccaattaaccactagcaaaccagaagtggtgctgtggctcagagtggtaga
This genomic stretch from Perognathus longimembris pacificus isolate PPM17 chromosome 23, ASM2315922v1, whole genome shotgun sequence harbors:
- the Prss36 gene encoding polyserase-2, translating into MSLHLLLPLAILAFQPRPGAFEDSTLSPTQEEPEDLDCGRPAPSARIVGGSDAQPLSWPWQVSLHHGGGHICGGSLIAPSWILSAAHCFVTNGSLEPAAEWTAVLGVHSQDGPLEGAHVRAVAAILVPPNYSRVELGDDLALLRLASPARLSPAVRPVCLPRASHRFVHGTACWATGWGDVQEADPLPLPWVLQEVELRLLGEAACQCLYSRRGPFNLTLQLLPGMLCAGYPEGRRDTCQGDSGGPLVCEEGGRWFQAGITSFGFGCGRRNRPGVFTAVARYEAWIREHVSGSQPGPAFPKQPQEPQPGPREPQEENCTIALPTCGKAPQPGAWPWEAQVMVPGSRPCHGALVSESWVLAPASCFPDPSRELDAWRVRLPARARAERVARLVRHENASWDAAADLALLQLRAPVNLSAGPRAVCLPHPDHYFLPGSRCRLARWGRGGPAQGPGTQLEAQLLSGWWCHCLYGHQGASVPLPGDPPHMLCPAYQEEEEAGRCWNDSSWSLVCREEGTWFLAAITDSFNGCLRPRAFSPLQTQGPWISHVTRGAYLEDQLAWDWGPEGEETKTQTCPPRTLHGACGLRPEAAPTGVLWPWLAEVHVAGDQVCTGILVAPGWVLAATHCVLRLGSTTVPYIEVYLGRAGASPLPHSHQVSRSVISIRLPRHLGLRPPLALLELSSPVEPSPSALPICLHPRGVPPGSSCWVLGWKDSQNRVPVAATVSILTPQLCHCLNQDILPPGTLCVLYAQEQEDRCEVASAPPLLCQTERGSWVLMGMAVQGSRELFAALGPEEAWISQTVGNVHFLPHTGAPYWSQGSGNLCPPDMAGASGSAPAAALFLLLLPPLIQG